The Dreissena polymorpha isolate Duluth1 chromosome 8, UMN_Dpol_1.0, whole genome shotgun sequence genome includes the window ttggcttcacataagccccaacaaaatattgaggtaaaagacacaatatacctagaaacctagatttattttattgaacatttccttaagtgaaagccgtataaaaaattaaaaagtacattgcaaaagttatggcaaatgtcaaagttggagcaaacaaacacacaaaccaaccaaccaacagacagggcaaaatcactatgtcccccactatagtggtgggggacataaaaagccctCAAAGCAGTTTAATGGTACCTGTTTTTTGTTTTGGGGTTTTAGAAACTGCCCTCGTTTCCTTCTTTATTTCGGCATTAGGCGTGGTGAACATGTCACTGCCATCAGCCCCATCCACATCGTCTCCTAGATCTACTGGTACCCCACTCTCATGATCAAATTCTGCAACAATTAACAGAATTAAAAtcatgttgtacatgtacatgacataaaaattaaagaaTACACATAGTTTATCCCAATGCGTATGCAACCATTCATGAATattatcgattaaggggcaaaaactaaagaaatattgtttgaaagtatgtcgaagatttattcgggttgacaaacggactggaaatattgcttggttattgaccgactgtgagttaacagctggacagatttttttgaagtcaactttttttgaaaggttgtccaattgcccataggaagatcaagggatgctttggactAAAGCTATTtgtgacatttttgcggcccgtgaagacaggtctatgatcaTTTCTAGTacatgaccttgttatgattccaatatcagagggtggggatttttttcatgactctttgtcaatttttttctcattaaacatgattttttatatttatttgaatatattgggcttctaaaaaaatactatccagggtacgttacttccacctgtggctTTCGGTAGCCTTTAATAGTCCGAAATATACCGTTGTTTTGGTCATTTGAAAACATAGCTATTGATGACAGCTGAAAAGTGTCCGAGTTTACCCGGATTGACCCTACTAGAATCATCTGCAGTTCAAAAACTTAATGTAAGCTACGTTACCTCTGCAGTTTGAACACCgttgataaaacatttaaagcgATGTCAGCatgatatgagcatttttctattTAGCTTTATCCTCACTTAATTATAGCCTCAGCAGTGTTCCTGTGACTTTCAATTTTGAGTCGTATATCTTGCTAATATATTTCTAAAACCAGAACAATGCATATTTTGTCATTTGCTTTGGTGGGTGGGGAAATATTTTAACACTTGAATAGTTACCGAAATATTGGTCGACATTCTCGTCTTCTACTGGTTTTGTAAAATCTATAAATTGTGGTGCGTTGAAATCCCATCCTTGACCTGATTCCATTTTACAGGTAGATTAAATCAGTAAACTCAGTAGGTTTTTCGACATATCAAATTCAACTTTTCACGAAAGTTTGATCTACCCGCACAAATACCTGCGTCCAATCAAATTaggtttaaataaacaaatgaaatgtaacGGCATTTTTGATTGGGTGTACGAATTAATATGTTCGTTCTCATTCAAGTTCGCACTATTACGGATTCGAAATTCTCCATATCTTACATTTATTACATGCTTGTCTGTGATACATGCAACATAGATTTGAATTTGTTCCATAGCCACTCGTGAAAACAATTCGATCTTTTGACTAAAGCCAATAATTGAACGTCCTGACGtattaattaaaaacattgcTTCATTGCGTAATGTCCTGaaaaatatgtctttaaattGCAAAAGAATTGCAACTTACGCTAAAGTATATAcatagttattatttttgttaactggacttgttcacagtttggaaaAAATATGAAAGCGACAAAATTCATTGGTTCAAGAAAAATATGCCCATATTATAATAAAGCATGCGAAATACCAGAACTGAACAGATGTTTATTGAGACTTGCACATTGTTAGTTAAAGGACGTATActgcagttttaatgcaaatttgGATCCaactagaatttgataatttttggtatttaggtagaaccatctgttgtggatagaaaaaaaatcatgggtcaccgctgttgttcattttttattcgcacttgaacaacaagcatatttcagcacaagaacaattcaccaataaggtaataacataaaaactcGAGTAAATCAAcgagaaaagtgttgaaaacaacctcttttattaaaaaatatgtaatactgatttaatttgacttCAAATTAGTTTGTTTTAACACGAATCGATTGATTCAcgattttttaatcattttttaacataaacaaaaacaacagaatttcacatatgaaaataaataaaatgcatcaaagtcatttttatttttacatgcctTCCTGCAActagattttttccaaatttacctaaatttttaatgagttataacttaataatacaaatataaagagAAAACAATAGGTCATCGGGGttgtttgttcacaaatgcagttaAACTGCgtgttttaaaatacaatttaaaaacacagtgaaaaccatgtacatggcgcaggtcaaaacacatactagtacatgtattgctgtatgccaatggaaaagtagatttaaatgtaaatgaaaacacaagttATTTGGGACAAGATCAGTGAAAGTTGGTAAATACTGCATCCAACTTAAAACAAAGatgcatacaaaacatttaaaggggcatatcgacggtaaAAGTTGTAATACTTGGCATGACTTGgtaaatgtttttatgtatgccaatgcaaatgtagattttaattaagtgaaaacacaaattattcgaagcaagatcaaacaaatataagtttatactgaaccaaacaaaaaagGTAATTGagtacatttaaaggggcatttcacatcttttttttttaaattcttgacatgactttaccattttattgttgtatgcaaatgtagattcgaatataatgaaaatacaaattataaatgatgTGTATCGAGATCATTACATTAGGTTAAttatgtattcaattaaaaacaatacgtatacatacacttaaaggggcatatcaacggtattaattgtgattcttgatatgacttcaccaattcacggcatatcatttgtatgaattaatgtATATTAACACAGAACCATACTATTGGAATTGCtaggaaaatatatatgaaaagtaATTTTATCTTCACAGTTTGTGTACGATAATCTGTCAGGGTTCGTGGGGGCACGGAGTGGTAGACATCAGGATGCTGATTTTGTGTATGCCTGCTGAGATCCGATGGGTAACGCATGAGGCGTTCAGTGGAGACGCACAATGGACATAGCAATT containing:
- the LOC127840497 gene encoding targeting protein for Xklp2 homolog; translation: MESGQGWDFNAPQFIDFTKPVEDENVDQYFEFDHESGVPVDLGDDVDGADGSDMFTTPNAEIKKETRAVSKTPKQKTETPRTAPAQRVTRAKSTSNLKTPTAETASQESIEVVTKPAVTPLKGKLSIVSESNIVLPIARLIAEDC